One window of Calonectris borealis chromosome 28, bCalBor7.hap1.2, whole genome shotgun sequence genomic DNA carries:
- the DIRAS1 gene encoding GTP-binding protein Di-Ras1: MPEQSNDYRVVVFGAGGVGKSSLVLRFVKGTFRDTYIPTIEDTYRQVISCDKSVCTLQITDTTGSHQFPAMQRLSISKGHAFILVFSVTSKQSLEELKPIYQQIVQIKGSVESIPIMLVGNKCDETQREVESREGEAVAKEWKCAFMETSAKMNYNVKELFQELLNLEKRRNVSLTIDGKRSSKQKRTDKIKGKCSIM, from the coding sequence ATGCCGGAGCAGAGCAACGACTACCGGGTGGTGGTGTTCGGCGCCGGCGGCGTGGGCAAGAGCTCGCTGGTGCTGCGCTTCGTGAAGGGGACCTTCCGGGACACCTACATCCCCACCATCGAGGACACCTACCGCCAGGTCATCAGCTGCGACAAGAGCGTCTGCACCCTGCAGATCACCGACACCACGGGCAGCCACCAGTTCCCGGCCATGCAGCGCCTCTCCATCTCCAAGGGCCATGCCTTCATCCTGGTCTTCTCCGTCACCAGCAAGCAGTCCCTGGAGGAGCTGAAGCCCATCTACCAGCAGATCGTGCAGATCAAGGGCAGCGTGGAGAGCATCCCCATCATGCTGGTGGGCAACAAGTGCGACGAGACCCAGCGGgaggtggagagcagggagggggaggccgtggcCAAGGAGTGGAAATGCGCCTTCATGGAGACCTCGGCCAAGATGAACTACAACGTCAAGGAGCTCTTCCAGGAGCTGCtgaacctggagaagaggaggaacgTGAGCCTCACCATCGACGGCAAGCGCTCCAGCAAGCAGAAGAGGACAGACAAAATCAAGGGGAAGTGCAGCATCATGTAG